GTAGAGAGAGTAAAAAAGTAGAAAAAGTAAAGAAAATAAATAAAATAGAAGAAATTAGGGAAGTAAAAAAAGAAAAAGAAGTAAAAACTAGAAAGCCATCTAAGATAAAGAAACCAAGATATAGGGTAGGAATGGAGATAAGTACATTACCAATATATCATACAAAAACAAAAATGTTTGGATATTATGCCTATAAATCTTTTTCATTTTTACCAGAGTGGAAGATAGATGTTACCAGAGATTTTGATGTAACAATAGGACCAAAGTTTTCAGCAAATTTAGTATTTGGGGTAAATAACAGAAATAGATCAGATTATACACAATTCGTAATAGACAAAGATGAAATAATAGTATCAGCATCAGTAGGAGAAGAAGTAGATTTTAATTATAGACTAAGAGATAATTTAAAGGCATATATAGGCTTAGAAGCACAAGTAGGAATAGGTGAGAGAATATATACTAAGTCAGGACTATATGATACAGGAAAGAAAATTGAGGGAAGCTCAGAAAATGCTTTTAAACCATATACACCTTATATAATATTTAACAACACTCATATTATGTATAGTGGAAAAGTGTCAGCTGGACTTAAGATAAGGGATAAGTATAATATTGCCTTATATGGTGGATATGGTAAGGGTTATTTTGGGATTGAGTTTGGCCAGACATTTTAATATTAAGGATTGTTCTTAAATGGGCAAGCCTTTATTTTTTATATATAAAAAAGTCCCAGAATTTGGGACTTACTACTATAATTCTATTTCATTGTTTTCAGTTTCTATTTTAGGAATTTCATTTTTATTAGATAGGAATTTTTTAAATTCAAATAAAACTACTATAAAAGAAGATAAAGTTCCTAAGAATAATACTAACCATCCCCAAGAATATGAATAAGTTACATTAAGTAATTTTAGTGCAAAATTTTGAGATAATATTTTTTTTACTTCTGTTTTAAGTAGTAAAGAAAGAGTTATTACTAAAATCATATTTAATGTTACAAAAACAATAGAGAATTTTTTTTGTAAATTATCTGATAAATAAAAAGAATAAAGTGATAAAGCTATAATAATAAAAGCTAAAATAGTTGCTTTAAGCCCTAAATTTATAAGTCCTAATGTAAAATATTTAGTATCAAATCCAAGTGGTTTTATTGTAAATTTTAGTAATGGTAACAATGCACTAAGTGATGTAATAATTCCTAAATTTTTTTTAATATTTTTCATAATACTCCTTTCAAATTACATAAACTCAACATTAGAATCTAAAATATAAATCATGTCTTTTCTTTCAACGACTATTTTTATTTTATCTTTAATGTTTTTATCATTTGATATTTTTTTGAATAATTTTTTTGCTGGATTTATTGCAACAGGGTTACCGACCATCTCAAACATTCCAAAATCGCCTGTTGTATCCCCATATGCATAAGAATTTTCCAAATCTATATCATATTTCTTTTCAAAATCTTTTATTGCTTTTATTTTACTTTTACTATCCCACATTGGTATATTTTCACCATTATATTTATTATTTTCATCAAGTAGATATTCAGTTGCTATAAAATCAGTTGCATTTAATTTTTTAGCCATTTTATCAACTAAAAATGATGGTGAACCAGAAATTATTATTATTAGATGACCTTTTTCTAAATGATCTTTTATTTTATTTCTTGAGTAGGCATACATTTTCTGAGCCCTATTTTCTATAACTCTTTGAGCTACATAATCTATATCTTTTTGCTCAACATTTTTTATACATTCTATATATATATCAACCAATTCTTCAAGATAGTCATCATAAGTTCCCTTTCTCTCTTCCCACATTTTAAACTTTTGCCTTATATCTCCGAAAAAACTTCCTTCATCAATAAATTCAAACTTAATTAACATTTTAAAATGTTCTATTAGTAGAGAATTTCTAAAAATTGTACCATCAACATCAAAAAAAGCTGCAATTTTTTTCATATATATCACCTTTAATGTTTTTTAAAAGTATAACATATGTTTATATTAAAAGCAAATTATATTATAAATAAACAAAAATTGAAAAAAATAGCAATTTATAGTATAATTTGAATGTGAGGTGATTATTTTGAAAATTAGAGTTCATGAAGATATGAATATTGATGAAGTAGTTGAAAAATATCCTATAGTTTCACATATTTTGATGCGTTATGGCTTAGGATGTTCAGGTTGTATAATCTCTACTGCTGAAACTATTGGAGAAGGTATAGAATTACATGGTTTAGATGCAGATATAATACTTGAAGAGATAAATATGATACTTGAAATGGAAGAAGAAGAAAAGAATAAGGAAAATGCGGTCTAATATGATAACTACAGGTGAAGTGATTTGTAAATATCTAAAAATTAAAAATATTAATCAAATATTTTTAGCAAAGAATTTAGGAATAACACCACAATATGTAAATGGGATTATTAAGAATAAAAGAAGTGCTTCTAAGAAAGTAATAGATAAAATTATTAAATTTTTGAAAATTTCAGATGAGGATATTGATATGATTAAGAAATATGAAATTTTTAAAAAAACAGGAGTTATAAAAAAAGAAGCAGTAAATATAAAAATTGAAGCTATATACACAGATTATGGTTATGTAGAAGAATATAAAGAAGGTTTAATTATCTTAGAAGAATTTGGCGATATATATTCAGATTGCTATATAATAAGAATTGAAACAGAAAATCTTAATAAGTTTTGTTATGGTGATTATGTTGTTATAAAAAAAGAAAAAGATATATTAACAGAATATTTTAATAAATATTTTTTAGTTAAAATTGATGATGAAATTGATTTTTGTAAGATAGAAAAAATTGATGATAAATTATTATTAACTTATTTAAATAAGAATAAAGGTAAAAAGATAATAAGAGTTAATAAAAAAATAGAGATTATTGGGACTATTATTGGTAAGTATAGTCTATGGAAGGAATAAAATGAGTAGAAAATATTTTGGAACTGATGGAATAAGAGGAGAAGCAAATAAGGATTTAAGTATTGATTTGGTTACAAACTTAGGATTAGCATTAGGATATTATTTAAGAAAAGATAAAGAAGAAAATGAAAAAACTAAAGTAATACTTGGTACAGATACAAGAATTTCTGGATATATGATAAGATCAGCACTTTCAGCAGGATTAACAGCTATGGGAGTTAATGTAGATTTTGTTGGAGTTTTACCTACTCCAGGGGTTAGTTTTTTAACTAGAACTTTAAATGCTGATGCAGGTATTATGATTTCAGCTTCTCATAATCCAATTAAAGATAATGGAATAAAAATATTTTCAAATACTGGATTTAAATTAAGTGATAATGATGAATTACAAATAGAAGAATTAATGGAAAATAGAGAAAAAT
The genomic region above belongs to Streptobacillus moniliformis DSM 12112 and contains:
- a CDS encoding HAD family hydrolase; its protein translation is MKKIAAFFDVDGTIFRNSLLIEHFKMLIKFEFIDEGSFFGDIRQKFKMWEERKGTYDDYLEELVDIYIECIKNVEQKDIDYVAQRVIENRAQKMYAYSRNKIKDHLEKGHLIIIISGSPSFLVDKMAKKLNATDFIATEYLLDENNKYNGENIPMWDSKSKIKAIKDFEKKYDIDLENSYAYGDTTGDFGMFEMVGNPVAINPAKKLFKKISNDKNIKDKIKIVVERKDMIYILDSNVEFM
- a CDS encoding helix-turn-helix domain-containing protein codes for the protein MITTGEVICKYLKIKNINQIFLAKNLGITPQYVNGIIKNKRSASKKVIDKIIKFLKISDEDIDMIKKYEIFKKTGVIKKEAVNIKIEAIYTDYGYVEEYKEGLIILEEFGDIYSDCYIIRIETENLNKFCYGDYVVIKKEKDILTEYFNKYFLVKIDDEIDFCKIEKIDDKLLLTYLNKNKGKKIIRVNKKIEIIGTIIGKYSLWKE
- a CDS encoding DUF1858 domain-containing protein; translation: MIILKIRVHEDMNIDEVVEKYPIVSHILMRYGLGCSGCIISTAETIGEGIELHGLDADIILEEINMILEMEEEEKNKENAV